A region of the Paracoccaceae bacterium genome:
GGGCGGCCTCGGCGCGCAGGCGGGCATTCTCGCGCTCGATCACGTCGGGGTTCTGCCCGGCCGCACGGGCCGACAGGATGCGGGCAAGCGGGCGAAGGGGCGTGCGGATCACAGCGGGTCCTCCGTCAGGTCGCCGGACAGGGCGACAGGGTCAAGATCGAGCGGCGCAAGCGGCGGCAGGGGCATCACCACATCGTCGATGCGGGCGAACTGGCCGGGATCGAGCGGCAGGAGCGGAAGCCGCTCGAAGTTGACCCCGACCAGATCGCGCAGCCGGTCGGGCCGGTTCAGATAGGCCCATTCGGCCCGCTGGACCGCAATGGCCTGCTGAAGCCCGGCGATCTCGGACTCCAGCGCCGCCATGCGGCGCAGCGCGGATTGCGTGGCGTAGTTCTCGCGGTAGGCCCAGACGGCCAGCGACATCAGCGCGACGATGGTCAGAAGGTAGAGGGCGGGGCGGGTCATGGGCGGGCCTGCGGTCTGCGGGGGCTGGATTTGCGGGCGGGACGGACATCGGCGATCACCGGGGCGCCCAGCGCGGCGGGGTCGGGGCGGACCGGGGGGGCCGCCGTGCGCCGCCCGACGCGCAGCTTTGCCGAGCGGGCGCGCGGGTTCGTGGCCAGTTCGGCATCGTCCGGCGCCACCGCGCCCCGGGTGACCGGGGTGAAGCGGGCGGGCGCGGCCGCCTGCTCGGGCGCGTAGCGATTGCCGGTGCTGCCGCCCGCCGCATCCTGGAAGAACCGCTTCACGATGCGGTCCTCGAGGCTGTGGAAGGTGACGACGGCAAGCAGGCCGCCCGGCGCAAGCGCCCGTTCCGCGGCTGCAAGGCCCTGGACCAGTTCGGAAAACTCGGCGTTGACGGCAATGCGTATGGCCTGGAAGGCGCGGGTGGCGGGGTGGCTCTGGCCGGGCTTCGGGCGCGGCAGGACCGACGCCACCACCTCGGCAAGACGCAGCGTCGTGACGATGGGCGCCTGCGCCCGCGCGGCGGTGATGGCGCGGGCGATGCGCCGGGCGGCGCGATCCTCGCCATAGTGGTAGATCACGTCGGCCAGATGATCCTCGGGCGCGGTGTTCACCAGATCGGCGGCGGTTTCGCCCTGCTGGCTCATCCGCATGTCGAGGGGGCCGTCGCGCAGGAAGGAAAACCCGCGTTCCGCAAGATCGAGCTGCATCGAGGATACGCCGAGGTCGAGCACCACGCCGTCGAGCGGGCCATCCGCCAGCGTGTCAAGGTCCGAGAAGGTTCCGGCCACAAGGCGCAGGCGGTCGCCGTAGGGTTCGATCCAGCCCTGCGCGAGGTCGAGCGCCAGCGGGTCGCGGTCGATGCCGGTGACCCGGTCGGCCCCGGCGGCCAGAAGCCCGCGCGCATAGCCGCCCGCCCCGAAGGTGCCGTCCAGCCAATGCCCCCGCACCGGGGCGCAGGCCGCCAGAAGCGGGCCAAGCAGCACCGGGACATGGGGCGGGTCGGCGGCATCGCGTCCGGGCAGCGGGGCGCGGTCGGGCAAGGGTCAGTCCTCCTCCTCGTCATCGGGCGGCAGGAGCGAAAGCATGTCCTCGCCCTCGGGCAGGATCTCGTCGGGGATGCGGTTCAGCGACGGGTCCGCCAGGTAGTCCTCAAGCTTCCACAGGTGGAACTTGTCGAGCATCCCGGCCAGCATCAGCTTTCCGCCGTCCTTCGCGCCGCCAAGCCCGATCTTCTCGCGGCAGGCGGGCGGCAGGACGATGCGGCCCTCGTCGTCGATCTCGACCTCGTGGCTCATCGAGATGTAATTGCGTTCCATCAGGCGGCGCGGCGCACTGCCCGAGGGCATGCGGCCGATACGCTTTTCCAGCTTGCGCATGTCGCGGATGGTGAAGCATTCGCAGTAGGACCGGCGGGCATCGCCATAGACGATCACGAAGCGCGCCCTGCCCTGTTCGGCATGGCCCGGGTCGCCCGCGACGATCACCTTGCGGAAGAACGCTGGTATCTGCACCCGCGCCTTGGCGTCGAGCGTCGGGGTGTATTCGCCTCTGAACGCCTCCGACATCCGCTTCTCCGGCGGCCCCCTGGTGTGCTAGGCTGTGCCCGAAACGGACAACGGCGGATCGGGCTGCTGCCACTGCCCGATCCGCCGCCCTGTCCCGTCGCCGGGTCGTCCGGACTGCGCGCGTCACCTGGGGGGATGCTGCTCACACACGCGCCGGATCCTTGTTGTGCGGAGACGAAAGCGGTGCCTGTATGAAAGCCTGCTTTTGCCTTATGTTTCGGGGTCTTGCGTTGCCCCTGTTTGTCGTGCCGTCCCGTCTCCGTGTGAAAAGGGATGACATGGGAAAACATGGGAAGCAATGGAAATCTTTACCGCCCGACGCATGATCTTGTTTCGGGAAAGGGTGGGAAACAGCATCTGGTGGCGGCCGGCGCGACACGAGGCGCTAGTTATGGCCAGCGTTGACGCTCGCAGCACCAGATTTAGCGGTGTTGCGGATTTGCCAGAGATCCGGCTGTGACGCTAGGGAAAGGGTGCAGCACCCGGGAACAGGCCACCTGTTCAATGGCTCTGGCTGCCGATCCGCCCGTTTCCGGGCCAGATCACCCCGAATCTTGCCAGAATCACGCCCATTGACGCTGGCGTGATTCGCCGTGGCGGGCCGTGAATCCGCTTTCCCGTGATTTCCCGGCCGGTCCCGGCGCGATCAGGCCATCCCACCCGCGACCAGGCCCGCAGCCAGCCGCGCATAGGCATCGGCCATCGGCCCGGGCCCCGCCGCGACCGGAACACCTGCGTCTCCGGCCACGCGGACCGCAAGATCGAGCGGCAGTTCGCCGAGGAACGGCAGGCCGAGCTTTTCCGCCTCGGCCCGGACCCCGCCATGCCCGAAGATCTGCGTCTCGTGCCCGCAGTTCGGGCAGCAGAAGGTCGACATGTTCTCGATCAGCCCCAGCACCGGCGTGCCCAGCTTGCGGAACATGTCGAGCGCCTTGCGCGCGTCGAGCAGCGCCACGTCCTGCGGCGTGCTGACGACGATGGCGCCGGTCAGCCGTGTGCGCTGGCACAGCGTCAGCTGGATGTCGCCGGTTCCGGGCGGAAGGTCGACGATCAGCACGTCGAGCCGCCCCCAGTCGACCTGGCCCAGCAACTGCTGCAGCGCGCCCATGATCATCGGGCCGCGCCAGACCACCGCCTCGTCCTCCTTCAGCATCAGGCCGATCGACATCAGCGTGACGCCGTGGGCGGTCAGCGGAATGATGGTCTTGCCGTCCGGGCTGGCGGGGCGGGCGGTGGCACCCATCATGCGGGGCTGGCTGGGACCATAGATGTCGGCATCGAGCAACCCGACGCGCCGCCCCTGCCGTGCCAGTGCGACGGCAAGGTTGGACGACACCGTGGACTTTCCGACCCCGCCCTTGCCGCTGGCGATGGCGATGATGCGGTCGACACCGCTGACCGGCTGCGGCCCTGCCGGTTGCGGCGTCGGGTGCTGGCCGATCTTGAGCGCGGGCGGCGCCGGGCGGGCCGCGGGCGCGGTCATCACCACCTGCACCTGGGCGACCCCGGGCAGCGCGCGCAGCGCGGCCTCGGCCGCTGCCTGGGCCGGGGCCAGCGCGCGCGCCGCGTCGGGCGATGCCGCCTCGATGACAAAGGAGATGCGGCCGCCCTCGACCGTCAGCGCGCGAATCAAGTCGCCCCCGGCCAGCGTGCCACCTCCCGGAACCGCGATGCCCTCGAGCACCCGCATCACCCCTGCCCGATCGACCATCGCCGTTCCTCCGCCGCACATTCCTTGCGCATAGGTCGTCGTTTCGACGGCAAACGGCAAGGGCACCATCGCCCGCTGCATAACTTTGCGGCGAAGCG
Encoded here:
- a CDS encoding cell division protein FtsL produces the protein MTRPALYLLTIVALMSLAVWAYRENYATQSALRRMAALESEIAGLQQAIAVQRAEWAYLNRPDRLRDLVGVNFERLPLLPLDPGQFARIDDVVMPLPPLAPLDLDPVALSGDLTEDPL
- the rsmH gene encoding 16S rRNA (cytosine(1402)-N(4))-methyltransferase RsmH, encoding MPGRDAADPPHVPVLLGPLLAACAPVRGHWLDGTFGAGGYARGLLAAGADRVTGIDRDPLALDLAQGWIEPYGDRLRLVAGTFSDLDTLADGPLDGVVLDLGVSSMQLDLAERGFSFLRDGPLDMRMSQQGETAADLVNTAPEDHLADVIYHYGEDRAARRIARAITAARAQAPIVTTLRLAEVVASVLPRPKPGQSHPATRAFQAIRIAVNAEFSELVQGLAAAERALAPGGLLAVVTFHSLEDRIVKRFFQDAAGGSTGNRYAPEQAAAPARFTPVTRGAVAPDDAELATNPRARSAKLRVGRRTAAPPVRPDPAALGAPVIADVRPARKSSPRRPQARP
- a CDS encoding division/cell wall cluster transcriptional repressor MraZ, whose translation is MSEAFRGEYTPTLDAKARVQIPAFFRKVIVAGDPGHAEQGRARFVIVYGDARRSYCECFTIRDMRKLEKRIGRMPSGSAPRRLMERNYISMSHEVEIDDEGRIVLPPACREKIGLGGAKDGGKLMLAGMLDKFHLWKLEDYLADPSLNRIPDEILPEGEDMLSLLPPDDEEED
- a CDS encoding Mrp/NBP35 family ATP-binding protein, which codes for MVDRAGVMRVLEGIAVPGGGTLAGGDLIRALTVEGGRISFVIEAASPDAARALAPAQAAAEAALRALPGVAQVQVVMTAPAARPAPPALKIGQHPTPQPAGPQPVSGVDRIIAIASGKGGVGKSTVSSNLAVALARQGRRVGLLDADIYGPSQPRMMGATARPASPDGKTIIPLTAHGVTLMSIGLMLKEDEAVVWRGPMIMGALQQLLGQVDWGRLDVLIVDLPPGTGDIQLTLCQRTRLTGAIVVSTPQDVALLDARKALDMFRKLGTPVLGLIENMSTFCCPNCGHETQIFGHGGVRAEAEKLGLPFLGELPLDLAVRVAGDAGVPVAAGPGPMADAYARLAAGLVAGGMA